One region of Quercus lobata isolate SW786 chromosome 2, ValleyOak3.0 Primary Assembly, whole genome shotgun sequence genomic DNA includes:
- the LOC115974332 gene encoding neuromodulin-like, translating to MGKKKPQKTKELSVAIAEASITGDEGQQQPQSQTPRKRGRPRKIIEKPESQDKKEEESESVAKEAEDTTNESQSKRVKTSEEEEEEQPKGEGSSASMGLGASKKEEDQTEKREVLPKEPPAPRSRARRKSKPRKSS from the coding sequence ATGGGCAAGAAGAAGCCTCAAAAAACGAAGGAACTTTCAGTAGCAATAGCAGAAGCTTCAATAACAGGAGATGAAGGCCAGCAACAGCCACAGTCTCAGACTCCCAGAAAGAGAGGTAGGCCTCGCAAGATCATTGAGAAACCTGAAAGccaagataaaaaagaagaagaatcagAATCAGTAGCTAAAGAAGCTGAAGACACTACTAATGAGAGTCAATCGAAGAGAGTTAAAACGagtgaggaagaagaagaagaacagccAAAAGGTGAGGGTTCTTCTGCCTCTATGGGACTGGGAGCttcaaagaaagaagaggatCAGACAGAGAAGAGGGAGGTATTACCAAAAGAGCCTCCGGCTCCAAGAAGCAGAGCTAGGCGAAAGAGTAAACCCAGAAAGAGCAGCTAG